The following nucleotide sequence is from Siniperca chuatsi isolate FFG_IHB_CAS linkage group LG2, ASM2008510v1, whole genome shotgun sequence.
TCATCTGCAAAGCAGGAAACTCACTGACAAAAAGAACAGATTTAGGAGAGCAGAGTAAAACCTCTTAAATGCTGTTTGGCTGCCTGCCAGAGTTGTTTGTACTGTAATCCTTTGGCGTCCCTGAATGTCACAGCTCCCGTTTGTGGAAGCATTTTAGTAGCCATTTTATGTTCCGTCTACTAAGCATTCAAAAGctgatgaaaacaaagaaaagtaagTACaactcagagaaaaaaaagttacctGGCACAGGTAGATTTGACTCCTGTGAGATTATTAAAACTTGACTCTTACAGGCAGGAGGGCCACTGTTCGGGGCTGTTAGTAGGGATTTATTTGGTCCCTCTGGGTTTAATGTTCACatgatattttggatttttgctcATTACGCCTCTTAATCACACACTTGGGACATTAtgtgaaataataatacatttctccttcattttccaataaaacaacacatgGAGATGTGTTGCCCTCACTGAAAGTGAGTCCCAACACTGGAAAAGCAGAAATAATTTTAAAGCTGCTCAAGGCATCTTAGCAGGTTAAATAACTAGAACAGAATTCCTTCTTCTTTAAACAAAACTCTGCATATTTGACCAAAATAAATTCAAGATCCCAGTAAAGTCACTTCTCTGGTCAAAGGGTGAAGAAAATCCATCCGAAGAAAGCTAGCGTCACCGTCTTTAGCTCTTCCTCTGCACTCGCCCTGCTGGTATTTGTTATGAAGGCACCACAGATTTCTTCAAACAAAACCAGAAAGTTTAAATTTTGTCTCTCACCCTGACAGTCAGGATCATTGAGACTCTTCATGTCGGGTCccagcagaaaaacagagacactCAGACTTGTTTCCTATAGGATGGTGATCTCGGTCTCTTGGTTCTGATAAGCCTCCTCCTGCATCTCAGTGTACAACTGGTCCATCCTCTGGAAGGCCAGGTAGCCCTTTTTACCTGCAGATGGACAgatagaaagtaaaataaaaatttaataatataaaatataacaaaatacaaatgaatgaagAATAATTAATGTTTGTACCAAAGGACAGGACAGTCTCTCTGGCAGCGCTGCGAAGATCTTCATCCACTGATCTCCACAAATCTGCTATGTGGTCCACACTCTCTGTCGCctggcaaacacaaacacacacacacatgctagaCAGTTGATGATGTACCAGACGGTGATGAAAACTATTTCTGTGAgtgttgctgtgtttgctgagggtttgtgtgatgtgtgttgCTCACCCTGAGGCATTTAAGAGCCAGACAGGAGCCTTGTTGGATTTGAACATCAGTGCTCTTCAGACTCTCTGTGTAGTAAACCAATGCCTTGAGAAGAAGGTTAACACGGAGAAGTAAGAGAGATGTAACGTGCTGTTGTAGTAGCTGCATCATTGCATTTATTCTCACAAGGTAAACCAAGAGAGGGAAGCTGTTATTTGCAAGTATGCCCAATGAACTGCATGTTAGAAATAACAAtgctaagagtctacagccatgatatcggctctgtgaggctatacttaggcacactggtgttttgagctaaatgctaatgtattCACTATGACAAGGATGTTAACCTTGTCATAGTGAATACATTAGCATCTAGCTGCGTGTAGTTAAAACCAAGTGTATCTCCAGCTTAACTGTGTGAGCAAGGTGATCCAGAAAAAAAGAGCtttgctctcagtgaaactgaacagaagttaaaaacaatggtgaaaggcatgctgggaaactGAGCGACTAAAGAATTTTAGGAAGCTACGTCTGTCCATTTCTTCCCATGTAATTTATAGTGAAATCGGTGTACGATCCAGACTTCCATGGGAAGCAAAGAACCTTTTAATGGTTAAATGGTAAAGGACGGCAGTGTCGgtcattttatacagacattcatggttcccagaggatgaatcctaatgactttggtgatcacctgacttttcctctagcgccaccatgaggttaacattttctggttttaagtgaaatgtctcaacaaccattggatggattgccatgatatttggtacaaacattcatatccccttcaggatgaattgtaataattttggtgattaCTTAACTTTGATTAAGcgccattatcaggtcaaaattataatttgtccaatactttgttttatgactaaatacctgcaaaactaatgacattcccatcagactcagctgtactttgtgtttagtgctaattagcaaatgttagcatgctaacatgctaaactaagatggtgaacattgtaaacattacacctgctaaacatcagcatgttaacattttcattgtgagcatgcaatgttagcatttaacttaagctgctagcatggctgtagactctcagtcttactaatgctaacacactgatgGGGCCGTTTAATGTACCTTGCTCCTGAAGGCCTTGCAGCCAACAGCTCTGCAGAGACAGTTTGCAGCAGCTTTGCAAACTTTGTGGTTGGAGTCGATCTGCAGGGCGGCCAGAGTCTGCAGCGTGCATCCCAGTGGGAGGAGCTCTGTGATACACCGCCCTCTCATCTTATTTAAAGCCCGCCTCCTTTTGGGGCTCCTCAGGGCTGACAGGATGTACTCTGAAACACACCAGTCACCATGATcagttaataatacacataatgTGTTTAGATGGGAAAACCACACGGTCCATTTAACAGCTTTTCTGGAACTTTCAATAAAATCACACAATCTTTATCAGCAGATGCAGTTGCCCAGTTGTTATGGAATTGCAGATGTTCAAATGTccattttttctgagcactaAAGGACTTCTCTTTAATGTTGGCTTTAAAGCTGGGATTCATTCTTCACATTGGAAACAGGTCAAAGTTTAGGATTTGCATGATATCTATATTCAGTTTTGTGAATTTAGGAATATCCATTTTAGATAATCAGAACAggcttgttttaatttttgtttaacATAAGACAAGTTGAAAATCCAAGgcaaatgcaataaaataataaataagagtGTTTACACTGCCCTTCACTCTCATTTACAAGCAAATTTCTATTCCCAAGTATTCGGTCTGTCCAGCCCATTAACAGCTTTTATCAGTTTTTAATGTACGTGAAtcataatgacatttttcacaTCACATCATTAAATTCTGTTTTATCTAATCTTTCTGGCACTTTTTGTCTTACTTGGGCTGTAAACTCCACCCGCCTGGTGTTCAAAGTGAGATAAAACAATGCCAAGATTAATTTCAGACTTTGTTTGTCCCAGTTTGAATTAAGCAGAGTTATTGTTTTATAAGTTTTATAAGTGCCATGCTGTGCGAACCAACAGTAGTTTATCAGttaaataaacagcagacaTAAACATACTGCAGCCAcatgaagaaggagaggaagagaagaaggaaggaagaacagaaggaaggaaggatgtgtttttgtgcgtTCATGTCTGATGAATTATGAATCATGTGGTTGTtgaaactttattgatcttTTAAGCAGAGCTGTGGCTCCTACAgctaagcacacacacacacacacacacacacacacacacacacacacacacacacacacacacgtccagTTGGTGTGACCGTTTGGCAGTAATGTTGACAGATGGTCCAGATGCCATTAGCAAGCTGGAATTTCTGGAACGTTCTCAGATCCTAAAGCTTTACCATTCCTCGAATACACAGATAccaccaggacacacacacacgcacacacacacatatgcacatatctCTATATACAAACTTTGGAGACACCTGTCATGCTAGCTGTgaagtcattaaaaaaagatttaaataaatactgtatgtttagtgTGCCATGGTGATCTGTAGCcattaaaggccctgaaaacttaTTTTCTTGCCccaatacaaagaaaatgtcatgagGACTGTCtagttgtttgtttgcttggCCTGGCTCTCTGTCCATGTCTCCAGCCTCTGCTCACTTCCCCTAGGCCATGTACTCTCCTCTAACTCCCCAGACCCGCCTCTTTAAGCCATCCACtagatgccctcagactttcTACCAGTCCTGGTCACCTGACATCCCCGCCCACCTACAcacctgtttccactttccTCATCGGCCCCGCATACATATACCAGCCCCTTTCCCCCAGTCAGTTGCcaggttgtttttgttgctctgtGCCTGGCTTTCAAGCCTCTGACACCCTGTTACCTTTTACCTGTTCGGACTGCCTTCCTGGTTTCGACCCTTGCCCGTCTTATGATTCAGGGGGCTTATGTACCTCAATATTGTCATTAAATCCTTCAATTGTTCCTGTCTGCTCAATTGTCTGCAAATGGGTCCTATTCCTTGCTGCCTCGCACTCACCCCCATGACAGAAGATACATGGAATTTAGTTTGCGAGGCTCgaagcattaaaaaaatgaccacaaacctcagtgtgaacagttttcagtgAAACTACTTCCTACCAAATacctatttttttaaatttaatttttccGTGCTGTgggcaccacaaacaaaattctgtTCACCTCCATTGCATTGGGGTGgagacagaaatctcagagacacatatctcaaaacctggacaaagaaaatcaaagctATTGAAAATGTCTAGATTTGACTTTAGTAATTTGGATTAACCAGCCCTTTGATGTTAAATATAAGAtaagaaaagataaaagtaGAAAGTAAAATATATGACTTCAGATAACTAGGATGTAAAATcgttttagttttaaaatgataGCTATACCTTCCTTGGAGAGGCGTGAGATGTGCTCTCCCAGCTCCTGGATACTCCAGCGTTTCAGATACACCGACAGCTGGAAGAGGGAGACTCTCTCTGGGCTGCAGACCAGCCGAGGGCTGGGCACCATCCAACAGGCCGCCTGGACCTGCTGCAGGAGCTgagaaaacactgcagaggagggagaaacagGTTTCCAGCTCAGTCAACAAGTGAAAACACTGCTTGTGACTGAGTTAGTCAGTGCACGAGCCAACATCTATTGCTGCCTGAGATGCTTAAAGACTGCCTTTAGTACTTTAAatttctgtttgcattttattgtttggTGGTGAGTTTTTCCTCTCTTGGTAGACGAGAGACTCTCGAATTGGAAAATTAGTAAAACTCTCTTCAGCAAAgggaaacatacagtaaaccAGCAGTCAACCAgctgtgtttctttattcttttaccTCTATTTAGTTTTGACAAATTATGATTTGAACAACGCAAAAATTTAGAAATGTAAACACGATGATAATAAGAGAAACAAACTAAAGACTTGTAGCAAGCCAATctccaaaatatgacatttatgtcTATAATGAATATTCAAGCAAACAGATTctaaaaaaactgattttgaaaaccacatttaaatatatttccttcaaaataaattagtttAGACTAAATTTAGTCCTAAATAACTTTCTAACTAACAGTCAATAGCAATCGGCTGACTGCAAACATGCTAGCAGATTAGCTCGGCTACCCCCCATCGATCACATGACATAGTGGTCCGTCGAGAGTCTCCCTTCTGCAGATAACAGGACAGCACAAACTGATGCAACAAGTCGATGCACATCATCTGAGTTGCAAAAaggcattatgggaaatgcaaGGAATTATGAACTCCAGTAGTAGCAGACGAGATATGTTGACGAAAAGTATGTACTCCAAAAAATGTTGTGATCACAAATTAAGAATCAAGAATTCACCTGTATGTGTAAGAAAGGTGGAATGAAGTGCTTACGGTACCTTTTTCTGACTGGCCGGGCTGCTTGGCCTTCACCTTGTGCATGTAACGTTTCCTTAACGTCCTGGAGAAACTGTCAGAGCTGCAACAGAAAGGAGAGCTGCTGTCGTTCACGCACTCCTCCCAGAACAACAGCACATCCCTCGTTCTCTGGGCCTTCGGGAGGACTGAAGGTGAAGAgcggaggaagaggaggaggaggaggaggaggagaatgaaaatgtaaaaaacaggATAGTTCTTTATTATCACTAATTTGCTTGGCAACAAAGTGCTTTGTAAAGTGTAAAGCACGGTAAGAAATTGATTTGGGTCAATGATGTATGATTTGTAAACAATGTCATTCTCTaaaagacagataaacagatcTTCCACTAACTGTCAACCGCAGAGATGGTGTCGTTCTTCTCTAGCAGCAGACAGCTGACTCTGTCCAGGACTTCAGCTTGGAGAGCCATTTCCTCCAGCAGCTCCCTCCTAGATGGGCTGAAGTCGGTCGTTCTCATCATCTGAGGAAATGTTATGTGCATTTGTTAGATTTTGACAAGCAAGTTTGAGTGTGGAGACAGACGAGGCGCAGCTTTGCAAGACAACAGGTAGAAACGGATTTCTAATAGCCTCCTCATACCTGCCTGTATTGTTGAAGAGTAACTACACACAGGCAAAGAAATCCTCCTtgtgctgccatctagtggtttCTGCATGCTATGACTAAACCCTGTGAAGCACAGCACAACATACCCAGCCCAGTATCCTAAGGATTATGATGTATAGGATGATTCTGCACCTCATTATTTACATCCAGTACCAATGCAGTGCAATACAGTGCAAATGCAGGAATAagtgtgccctttatgtagTGAGGTGGAAAGTAAGTCTGTGGACGTCGGGATGGTGGATTGGTGTCTAGCACCCCTGACTTTCACGCAGGAGACAAATTTTTGCGTCATGTCACAGACCAAGTAAGGTTTTCATttattaactattaactatATTAAGTGGGACTtacacgatctttccctaagcTTAACTATACCGTAGCTGCAATGCACAGATGTTGTAGAAAGTGAGAGTTTTAAAAACGTTTGAATTAGATGTTTTCATTAAACGTAATCCAGAGTTTCGCAGAATAGTCCAGTATCATCATTTTTGGCCTGTGATTGGATACCAGACCACAGACTTCGGGCTGAGCTGCAAGCTGTCTGCAACATCTCTTCTTTTATAATTctcatttttttacttttcatgttCATTCCAAAAtagaagagacaaaaaaaaaaaaacagcaaccaAAATCTGGATCACAACAGCTGATACAGATATGAGCCGATAGCAACAAGTACTTCAAATgcgttgtttgtccatgccccaacatattttctgatctgacgccaccatcggcaggacgacatcactcgtctgtgccttccaaaacggTTACCAATCACAGTTGGAAATTAAATGtgttatgatgtgacaacacaatggttaaggtttggttaggtttaggcacaaacaaGCGTTATGGTTAATAAtaaccacttggttaaggttacaCAACGAAGCCatagattaaaaaacaacaacactgagtGTTAGTTGGAAACAGTAAACGTCTaaagtttgatgttttgttgactcatccatccaccctgaccttcCTCTGTGGACTTGTGGCTCTAAAATAACGTCATGagttcctcctttgctcctgatGTACAAGAGTCATAATTACAACAGCAGCTAGAGGGCTTCGTCACTTGAACGTAAAGTGACGTTTTGGGGCATTTACTGAAACGACCGATTCTGTTGGTTTCTTTTGGTCTTGCCAATACACAAActctccctccacctccacttcactttttagaaataaactTTCACAGCTGGTATTGAACACACCTGTCAAAgcaattttttcccccaaaaaccAATACTTCTACTTCTTAGTAATTCCCTTTTCACTATAGGCCAGCTTCTCATCTCACCTTCTAAGGTAGCAGCTCTAAAGTACACAACTTGGCATTTAAGGTATTTGAGGACATGCTTCAGAGACAGGACATGCACAATAAGTTCAAAAAGGGTTTGATgcgttttgttttcttgctttgtATAAAAGGTTAtttctgtatgaaatgtgtcatCATAGAAAAGTTGTGAACACCAAAAACTTGGTTACTGTAAACATAGCTTGTGACATGCTacagaaacatactgtacctgtAGCAGGATGCAACATATATCCAGGTGAGTCTCAAGAGCCTGGTCAAGACCCCAATTCCCCGAAGTCAGAGGGGCGATGACCAACTCTTCCTCAGAAGCTGATTGGCTGTTCTGAGAGAGGAGGGCAAGACTCCTCAGAGTGCTCTGCTGGAAAGAACTGATGCTgatggataaaaataaaaaaggagagaggagttGTTTCACATTAAGTCAGCGTTGAGTGTTTTATCGATTattctcttctgtctgtctatgAACGCACccactgtctttttgtctcatGCTGCCCAAACAGGACGCGTCATCATCTGCGTTGAAATCATGTGACAGGAAGTCAAAGCTGCCTAGGACTTCCTCCACAGCCAGAGTCTCCTCTGATGATGAGCTTTTCAACAGGGAGAGGTCGTTCTGCGGGagaacacatgtacacatttatAAAGATAAAGGACGTAAAGATCACACACAGTATGTTCAcgtacaggtgtgtgtatatgtataaatacacacaggtaCCTTCAGTATGGTTGCCAGGTGCAGTATCTGGTGGTCCAGGGCTCTCAGCTCCTTCTCAGAGCAGCTCTGGTTCTGTAATGTCTTCTCCAGCTCTGGGATCAGGACTCCCAGCCTGATGGCCTGGGCCCTGCGCTGGGCACCGCTCACCCCCGGCTTCCCCGGGGTCGGAGTGGCGGTCGTGGGTGAGGAAGGGGTTACAGCTGGGGACTGAGCAGTGGGTGTGGGCGAGGCAGGGGCAGAATATGACTGACATTCTGTGAAGTCCTGGAACAAACGTGGAGATATTTAATGAGATGTGACAGCAAGAGAAGAGAgctagaaaaaaaagaaacaagctggaagagaggagaaataagACTTGATAAAAAAGAGGCAAAGAAACAAGAACTGAAGAGAGAAGCACAGAGAACACAAGCAGAGAAGAGATGAGAAGGTCGACTAGAAAATAGTACCTTTAGtagacacattttaaattgtgtCAGATACAAAATCCCCTAAAAATTGAAGATACATTATTATTAGATATTGGTAGACCACAAAATATTGGTAGCTTATTGTTATCAGCCATTAAAAAGCGAAATCGGTGACAGTCGTCACAACATAGGCCACCAAAACACTTTTAAACtcacatgtaaacacaccaaTAAAACCTAAAAGCAAGGTCCAGGACAGAAGAAGTAGTCAGGGCGCAGTAGCTGAGATGTGCCGCTTCCAGGAGCAAATGTGATGAAAGTGCCACTTTTCTGAAGAGCTGAAGGGCATCAAGACACCACCCGAGTTTGTGGGCTTACATACATAACAAACAGTGGgcgttgttgttttgttgcccTCTTGTCAGTGACACTTCAGACTCTGGACCTGTGGTTGAAGGATCGTATCTCTAGCTATTTTTATTTGCACCAGGATTTCAGTGCTGAATTCGACTTCAgctctgtaaatgtaaatgatcCAAGTGAAGCCTTCAGGTCTGTTTTACCTGAACAGTGACAGTGTCCTGTCCCAGCACTGCACTGTGTGTCTCAGGGTCTGGTTCTCCAGCGGTGTTCTTTCTGAGGATGTCAGGAGTGCTGGACCTGTATTACAGAAATATCGTGTAATAGTATTAGTACAGGATTTAGCATGGTGACATATGGAAGAAGGTAgacaaaatatttgaaacatCTGACTGACAAAGACTCAAAAACTGTACAAACTTAAACTCAAAAACTCtattacaaacacatacacacgatACAAAGGTGGGTCATATTAAATTAATAGACATTCAGTATTATGTTTTAGCTATTAAAGAGGTCTGACTGTCACGCTTAGATATGTGAAAATGAGACAACTAACAgagctttaaagctgcagtaactgatttttttggccacttgggggcagcagaaacaagttgggaacacaacattgacatattatcaccttttaagttgttagcaaacagttacttaTTTGTACATTCAGCAGTAACAACATGATCATTCAttaggagtcgtgtttgtgtcacctgatgaatgtaagttcaatattctctctcttttagctctgtttttggtctccaccacctcctgagTGAAGTATCTGGctccttagctgctaaatgctccactatgttcaccagctagtctctaactgtgtctgtctgctgtttgctgctgagctgGTAGTGTACAGCGGCTTTtcacagctttttctctgaaaatgacgctatgagagctgagagggaaccagaacggtaaagttgtgggccggacagaaaaaaaaaagagctgaaagtcactataaagctccgtaaagccgaggagagctgcagattcagctgataattctctgtagctTCATCACTGCCAGAGACACCTtttacattgtcacattgttttcacagtgtcatttactataaaaatattgattatagctgatGTGAAAGTGATGCTCtggaaaaacaagacaacatatgccaaacacagacaaaccacTCTAACAGAGAGGAGCATTTTGtcactgtccagtgaaaaccatgtatctccaattCAGATGATTTTGAATCATTAACATAAACTGAAGCCCACTGGATTATCTAAAAATGACACTGTCACAGGCAGCACTTGCATACAAGTAAAATAGATTAAACATTATTTGCTCTTGAGTTCATCCTCACATCTGTAGAGCCAGCAGGGAACCTGTTTTACTCTCAGCTGGCGTAGAGGGAGCATCTAACACACTTCCccactcctcctctccatccttctcatccatcctcttcctcctctcgcTCTCCTCTGTGGAGCCCTCCAGGGATCCTTCCTCCCCGAGGGACAGCTGAGTCTGGCTTCCTCCCAGACTGGTGCCTTGACTGTGGCTGAAGGGGTAGCTGTGAGTCCGCCTGAGACTGTGGAGGAATTGATTTTCATATGGCATAAAATCACAGTCGTGAAACATGAATCCTTTCCATACTATAGTTAGAGTTATTTCTTAGAGATCAGTGGTGCCCCTGACATGCGTACATGTCCCAAACCTATCGCTTTATTGGACCCACACAGAAGAAATTGATATTGATCCTCTTATCTAACTCTGGGTTTGATTGCGAACAAGCTTTTCCCCCAaaaattttcctttaaagcaaTGGCCCCCAACCTGGAGATTCTTTCAcacaaattatgtttatttgtttttttaaaacaacttttctgtaatttttcttgtgaattattGGATACGTTCACCTCTTCAGGCTTCTCAAAATCCTTCAAACTAAACaatatgagaaagaaaaatgactcTTTCACACCTGTGATGTGGAGTAACAAcagacattgcttcattttatgGGGTAataagccaaaaaggttgggaatgCTTTAAAGGACAAGGCTGGCATTATCAAAtcttgttgttattattattactgatgaatcccataaaatcaacaacaattaattaatttaagtataATCTCTGCAGGCACTGTACATTATGTTGCCTCCTTGTAAATGAAAAAACCCCACCAAGATACATTAACATAAGCTACATACCTCAGGGTGCAGGGGCTTAGTGGGCTGTGATTGGACGTGATGGCGGTGTGTGACGGGTTGGACAGGTAGCTGAGCAGAGACACGCCTCCTCTGTTGTGTCGACTTTTAGACACCAGAGACGGGAGGGAACCTTCTCGATCCTGCAGCTCACGCACCATCGActgcagaggagggagaagaccCCCATGTCGATGTAAATATCAAACTTTAAAGCCACTGTAggctgaaactgaaaattaagtCGTATTTTCACAGTTAAATGCTCGACGGCAGGGTAACATTtgatgaaatatatttttaactttaaattagcCAAactagaaatacaaaaataaaatataagttcAATTTcatatatacactcagtggccactttattaggtacacctgtacagtctaatgcaaGCTAAtgcaacagctctgccataacATCTATTTTTACAAATctcataatgttcagtttttggcGACATTGTCTGAAATGTGTGTACTACTGAACtacattatactgagaggttTTTTGTCCTCCCTAGTTACAAATATGAGGGGGACagaataatagaaacacctctgaatataatgcaatccagtacaaaAGCATCACTATGACCTCAACGCTTAAACataattgaattaacacctctatgacagtgtcaacaaaaactgaacattataggcGTCATAACAGAAGACTTTACAGttttactatatatactatatatatatatatatatatatatatatatatatagagagagagagagagagagtacatagatatacagtatagagAACACATCAAATGCACATTTACACAACTGCTGACAGTGTTGCTCGGCCCCAAAAGGAACAGTTTGATAATCATCTCTACTTTCAGTCATATGAAAGAGAAATATaggttttactgcacagtggtCATAGACCATATTATGATCAAATCCTAATATGATCTATACAATTTAAGAAATAACAGAAgaatttttgcagtgtttttccAGAAAGAAATCATAAAACTGCTGCTGTGGGTCCATATTAAAAACTCTTTActcacttttcttttgtttctcaaTTGTTAAACAACTGGCAATACGGTATCTTGtggtcatgccaataaagcgcTTTGAATTTGAAAAGGGTAAGGGATCAGATAGATGTATCATGGGTATACTGGTTACTTACCAGTACATGCGCACTGTAGTGCAGTGTGTTAAGGACGAGCGTGCatgaatattt
It contains:
- the ripor3 gene encoding RIPOR family member 3 isoform X4, which gives rise to MSVKLRFDSPSDGGLVHRSRSFTGFSSLTGRRRPSSVRTSLRSKAMTGSKSPRMHLSPSRGGGAISSLQPDQVDRVFQALRKGLKEFLEGHQAEMDFLSSQQRETKRNSRLAFLYDLEKEIRALERYIRRLEFQISKVEELYETYCIQWRLCQGAVNMKRAFSLSPSTRASRESLLELSRNHRHSLQDMLFMEGELEILLGELHIKMKGLIGFARLCPGDQYEVVVRLGRQRWKIRGRIESDDTQSWDEEEMVFLPHIHHNFEIKVSHPSNPFSQVMEAKGLGWLLVGMVTCASADFFVARPQLMLVDITELGTIKLQLEVTWNPFDSAEKMRPLSVSRQSVSSRKSSVYSWTAPSTPSFSEKYFISMVRELQDREGSLPSLVSKSRHNRGGVSLLSYLSNPSHTAITSNHSPLSPCTLRSSTPDILRKNTAGEPDPETHSAVLGQDTVTVQGILYLTQFKMCLLKDFTECQSYSAPASPTPTAQSPAVTPSSPTTATPTPGKPGVSGAQRRAQAIRLGVLIPELEKTLQNQSCSEKELRALDHQILHLATILKNDLSLLKSSSSEETLAVEEVLGSFDFLSHDFNADDDASCLGSMRQKDSGISSFQQSTLRSLALLSQNSQSASEEELVIAPLTSGNWGLDQALETHLDICCILLQMMRTTDFSPSRRELLEEMALQAEVLDRVSCLLLEKNDTISAVDILPKAQRTRDVLLFWEECVNDSSSPFCCSSDSFSRTLRKRYMHKVKAKQPGQSEKVFSQLLQQVQAACWMVPSPRLVCSPERVSLFQLSVYLKRWSIQELGEHISRLSKEEYILSALRSPKRRRALNKMRGRCITELLPLGCTLQTLAALQIDSNHKVCKAAANCLCRAVGCKAFRSKALVYYTESLKSTDVQIQQGSCLALKCLRATESVDHIADLWRSVDEDLRSAARETVLSFGKKGYLAFQRMDQLYTEMQEEAYQNQETEITIL
- the ripor3 gene encoding RIPOR family member 3 isoform X2 is translated as MSVKLRFDSPSDGGLVHRSRSFTGFSSLTGRRRPSSVRTSLRSKAMTGSKSPRMHLSPSRGGGAISSLQPDQVDRVFQALRKGLKEFLEGHQAEMDFLSSQQRETKRNSRLAFLYDLEKEIRALERYIRRLEFQISKVEELYETYCIQWRLCQGAVNMKRAFSLSPSTRASRESLLELSRNHRHSLQDMLFMEGELEILLGELHIKMKGLIGFARLCPGDQYEVVVRLGRQRWKIRGRIESDDTQSWDEEEMVFLPHIHHNFEIKVMEAKGLGWLLVGMVTCASADFFVARPQLMLVDITELGTIKLQLEVTWNPFDSAEKMRPLSVSRQSVSSRKSSVYSWTAPSTPSFSEKYFISMVRELQDREGSLPSLVSKSRHNRGGVSLLSYLSNPSHTAITSNHSPLSPCTLSLRRTHSYPFSHSQGTSLGGSQTQLSLGEEGSLEGSTEESERRKRMDEKDGEEEWGSVLDAPSTPAESKTGSLLALQMSSTPDILRKNTAGEPDPETHSAVLGQDTVTVQGILYLTQFKMCLLKDFTECQSYSAPASPTPTAQSPAVTPSSPTTATPTPGKPGVSGAQRRAQAIRLGVLIPELEKTLQNQSCSEKELRALDHQILHLATILKNDLSLLKSSSSEETLAVEEVLGSFDFLSHDFNADDDASCLGSMRQKDSGISSFQQSTLRSLALLSQNSQSASEEELVIAPLTSGNWGLDQALETHLDICCILLQMMRTTDFSPSRRELLEEMALQAEVLDRVSCLLLEKNDTISAVDILPKAQRTRDVLLFWEECVNDSSSPFCCSSDSFSRTLRKRYMHKVKAKQPGQSEKVFSQLLQQVQAACWMVPSPRLVCSPERVSLFQLSVYLKRWSIQELGEHISRLSKEEYILSALRSPKRRRALNKMRGRCITELLPLGCTLQTLAALQIDSNHKVCKAAANCLCRAVGCKAFRSKALVYYTESLKSTDVQIQQGSCLALKCLRATESVDHIADLWRSVDEDLRSAARETVLSFGKKGYLAFQRMDQLYTEMQEEAYQNQETEITIL
- the ripor3 gene encoding RIPOR family member 3 isoform X1, whose amino-acid sequence is MSVKLRFDSPSDGGLVHRSRSFTGFSSLTGRRRPSSVRTSLRSKAMTGSKSPRMHLSPSRGGGAISSLQPDQVDRVFQALRKGLKEFLEGHQAEMDFLSSQQRETKRNSRLAFLYDLEKEIRALERYIRRLEFQISKVEELYETYCIQWRLCQGAVNMKRAFSLSPSTRASRESLLELSRNHRHSLQDMLFMEGELEILLGELHIKMKGLIGFARLCPGDQYEVVVRLGRQRWKIRGRIESDDTQSWDEEEMVFLPHIHHNFEIKVSHPSNPFSQVMEAKGLGWLLVGMVTCASADFFVARPQLMLVDITELGTIKLQLEVTWNPFDSAEKMRPLSVSRQSVSSRKSSVYSWTAPSTPSFSEKYFISMVRELQDREGSLPSLVSKSRHNRGGVSLLSYLSNPSHTAITSNHSPLSPCTLSLRRTHSYPFSHSQGTSLGGSQTQLSLGEEGSLEGSTEESERRKRMDEKDGEEEWGSVLDAPSTPAESKTGSLLALQMSSTPDILRKNTAGEPDPETHSAVLGQDTVTVQGILYLTQFKMCLLKDFTECQSYSAPASPTPTAQSPAVTPSSPTTATPTPGKPGVSGAQRRAQAIRLGVLIPELEKTLQNQSCSEKELRALDHQILHLATILKNDLSLLKSSSSEETLAVEEVLGSFDFLSHDFNADDDASCLGSMRQKDSGISSFQQSTLRSLALLSQNSQSASEEELVIAPLTSGNWGLDQALETHLDICCILLQMMRTTDFSPSRRELLEEMALQAEVLDRVSCLLLEKNDTISAVDILPKAQRTRDVLLFWEECVNDSSSPFCCSSDSFSRTLRKRYMHKVKAKQPGQSEKVFSQLLQQVQAACWMVPSPRLVCSPERVSLFQLSVYLKRWSIQELGEHISRLSKEEYILSALRSPKRRRALNKMRGRCITELLPLGCTLQTLAALQIDSNHKVCKAAANCLCRAVGCKAFRSKALVYYTESLKSTDVQIQQGSCLALKCLRATESVDHIADLWRSVDEDLRSAARETVLSFGKKGYLAFQRMDQLYTEMQEEAYQNQETEITIL